In the genome of Planococcus donghaensis, the window GAAAAGCGACAACTTCACCTGATTTCAACATTTCCACAGCTTGTGCATAACTATTTTCTTCATCCACATTTTTATCCACAACAATCATTTCCGTTTTCACACGAACAACTCCTATTTTTAAGGGTTTTTCAATCTTTACCCACATTTTGTGGATAAATATATGCGACTTGTGCGTAATTTGTGTATAAGTTACTCAATTACCGCAAAAACCATTCGGTCGTTTTTGTTGATATCTTTTTTACAATAGACGAAAGCATCGGGAAAAGCATCTTTTAACATTTTTTCAACTGCTACACCTTGTTGATAACCTATTTCAAAGCCAATTATTCCAGGTTTATTTAGCATTTTTGGAAATTGCTTTGCCATGTTTTCATATAGTGCTAACCCTTCATTATCTGCAAACAAGGCATTGTGCGGTTCAAAATCCCGAACACTATCTGATAATCCAGGCGCTTCGGCATGGGCAATGTAAGGGGGATTGGATAAAATAACGTCCCATTTTTGATTTTCAATCGGTTTTGTTAAATCTCCTAACCGAAAATCAATTAGAGCATTCAACTCTTCTGCATTTTGTTTTGCTGTTTGTAGCGCGGGCTTCGAAATATCTGTAGCAGTGACTTGGGCTTGTGGCAATTCACATTTCATCGTAATGGCGATTACACCACTTCCCGTGCCAATATCTGCAATTGCTAATTCTTTTTTTATCATATGGCGATCGATCAATTGCAAAGTTTCTTCTATTAACTCTTCTGTTTCTGGTCTTGGAATTAATACATCTGCATTAACTTGAAAGGATCTGCCGTAAAATTCTTCGGTTCCTTTTATATGTTGCACTGGGATACCTTTTGCGTGTTTTTCTATAGTGTCCCAGAAATTCTTAAATTGCGCTTCAGTAATTTCATCACGCATCGCTCCGATTAAGCCAGAATACGAAAGGCCCAGTTCATGCTGAAGAAGAATACGTGCTGCTCCTTCTTCACGGCCGTGTTCCTGTAAAAAAGAAGAAGCCCTCTTCAGGGCCTCATAAACATACTTAAGCTTGGTCATTATTGAGACTTTCCATACGCGCAGATTGTTCTTCAATAATTAATGCATCCACAATTTCATCCATTTTCCCTTGCAAAATCTGATCTAGTTTTTGAATCGTCAAGCCGATTCGGTGATCAGTTACACGGTTTTGAGGGAAATTATAAGTGCGGATTCGCTCAGAACGGTCACCTGTTCCAACAGCTGATTTACGAACTGCATCGTATTCAGCTTGAGCTTCTTGCTGGAATTTCTCATAAACACGCGCTCGCAATACTTTCATAGCGCTCGCTTTGTTTTTAATTTGTGATTTCTCATCTTGACACGTTACTACCGTATTCGTTGGAAGGTGAGTTAATCGGACAGCTGACATGGTCGTGTTTACCGATTGCCCACCTGCTCCAGAAGATGCATACGTATCCGTGCGGATGTCGTTTTCATGAATATCCACTTCTACTTCTTCAACTTCTGGCAAACAAGCCACTGTAGCAGTTGACGTATGGATACGCCCACCGGATTCTGTTTCTGGAACTCGTTGCACACGGTGTGCACCGTTTTCGTATTTCATTTTTGAATATGCGCCTTTACCGGTAATCATAAAGACGATTTCCTTGAATCCGCCAAGACCAGTCGGGTTGGAATCCATTACTTGAACTTTCCACCCGTTAGATTCAGCAAAGCGCGTGTACATGCGGTATAAATCTCCAGCGAACAAAGCCGCTTCGTCTCCACCTGCTGCTCCGCGAATTTCCATAATAACGTTTTTATCATCATTCGGATCTTTTGGGATCAATAATTTGTGAAGACGTTCTTCTACAACAGAAACCTGTTGTTCTAGTTCATTAACTTCCTCTTTGACCATTTCACGCATATCGGCATCCATTTTCTCATCAAACATTGCTTTCGCTTCAGCCAATTGAGTTGTTAAATCTTTATATTCACGGTATGCTTCAACCGTTTCTTGTAAGTCTGATTGTTCTTTAGAATAGTCACGTAGCTTGTTGGTATCACTGACGATATCTGGATCACTTAGCAATTCATTTAAACGGTCATACCGATCTTCTACTGATTGTAATCGATCAAACATAGGTGTCACCTCAAGTTCTAATTTTTGGTTATTGTTGTGATATTCCGCAAACTAGCTCCGCTTTCCTGCGGGCTTGCACCGAACTAACTCGGGCTTTATGCCCGAGTGGATTTCGGTACTTCGCTATCCCGCGGGAGTCTCCGCCAGTTTGCTTCATATCTTAATAATTAAGTACTATTAAAAATTCCTGATAATTAGTAGAGAGTAAGTTTTTAGAATTTATTCGCTAACAGTTACACCTGTTGGAACTTCGTGGTGGTGGCGGCAGCGCGGTTCGTATGCTTCTGATGCACCTACTAAAATAGTTGGATCATCTGAGCCTGCTGGTTTTCCGTCGATTAAACGTTGCGTTCGGCTGGCTGGAGAACCACAAACTGTACAGACCGCTTGAAGTTTGGTTACTTGTTCAGCGATTGCGAGTAGTGCGGGCATCGGTCCGAACGGACGGCCTCGAAAGTCTTGGTCGAGTCCTGCAACAATTACGCGGAAACCGTGATTGGCGAGTTTCTGAACATTTTCGATAATGGCTTCATCGAAAAATTGAGCTTCATCAATAGCAATTACATCAAATTCGTCTGTGATGTAATCCCACATTTCCGAAGAGCGAGAAATGGGTAGTGCAATAACAGTTGCACCATTATGCGAAACAACCGCTTCTTTACTATAACGGTCATCGATTTTTGGTTTAAATACAGCGATTTTTTGTTTGGCGAATTGGGAACGGCGAACACGTCGGATCAATTCTTCTGATTTCCCAGAAAACATACTCCCGCAAATCAGTTCGACCCATCCTGTTTGTTTCATGACATACATAGGTGAGACCCCTTTCAAACACTTTGTAATCTTACTTTACCATGGCTTTATCGTTAATAGGTGATGCTATCTACAGACTTGTATTCTTAATCGTAAGCTTATTTTCGTAAGTCAGCCCTTTATTTATCATACCAAAATAATGCTGCATTCTGCGGATTTTTTGGGATATGTAAGGTGTTTTTTCAGATTTAAAACGAAAAAAATACCCGCCTGGCGTTTTCGCGCGAGGCAGGTATAATTTTAATTGATACTTGAAAGCAAAAGACTGGATAATGGAAATTCGCAAATTGAAAATTTCCAATTCCAGTCTGATGCTGAGCAAATATTACTCGTTGATTTCTTCTTTTAAGCCGTACTTTTTGTTGAAACGATCTACGCGGCCATCTGCTGCTGCGAACTTCTGACGTCCAGTGTAGAATGGATGACATTCAGAGCAAAGCTCAACGTTGATGTTTTCTTTTACAGAACCAGTTGTGAAAGAGTTTCCACATGAGCAAGTTACTGTAGCTTGTTTGTAATCTGGGTGAATTCCTGTTTTCATAATAATTTTCTCCTCTCGCCCTGAACCATCTGGAACAGAGTTTAATCTATTTTACTATTGCCTTACACGGTTCTTTAGACCGTATATGCAATAGCTTTAATTTAAATCACTAACATTATCTTATCAAATGCTGCGGTTTTTTGCAAGTACTTAGATCATCTTCTTGTTGCTGCGATGAGTTTTCATTTCTGTAGCCAATTGCTCAAAAAATTCTTCATTCGTATTGGTTTGACCTAATTTCTTTAAGAAACGTTCGCCAAAATCATGCGAATCTGAGAAAGTTTTTCGAATTGCCCAAAGCTTTTCAAGTTGTTTTGGATCAATCAATAATTCTTCCTTACGTGTACCTGAACGGCGAATATCAAGTGCTGGGAAAATACGGCGCTCTGCCAAAGAACGATCAAGATGCAATTCCATATTGCCTGTTCCTTTAAATTCCTCGTAAATGACTTCGTCCATGCGTGACCCTGTTTCTACTAAAGCTGTAGCTAAAATTGTTAAGCTACCACCTTCTTCAATATTACGGGCTGCCCCAAAAAAGCGTTTAGGTCTATGGAAAGCAGCTGGATCAATTCCTCCTGATAGTGTACGACCACTCGGCGGAATAACCAAATTATATGCTCGCGCTAAACGCGTAATCGAATCCATCAAAATAACCACATCGCGCTTGTGTTCGACAAGACGCATTGCACGCTCAAGAACAAGTTCTGCCACTTTTACATGGTTTTCAGGCACTTCGTCAAATGTCGACGACACAACGTCAGCATCTACAGAGCGCTCGATATCCGTTACTTCTTCAGGACGTTCGTCGATTAGCAATACGATTAATTCGGCTTCTGGAT includes:
- the prmC gene encoding peptide chain release factor N(5)-glutamine methyltransferase encodes the protein MTKLKYVYEALKRASSFLQEHGREEGAARILLQHELGLSYSGLIGAMRDEITEAQFKNFWDTIEKHAKGIPVQHIKGTEEFYGRSFQVNADVLIPRPETEELIEETLQLIDRHMIKKELAIADIGTGSGVIAITMKCELPQAQVTATDISKPALQTAKQNAEELNALIDFRLGDLTKPIENQKWDVILSNPPYIAHAEAPGLSDSVRDFEPHNALFADNEGLALYENMAKQFPKMLNKPGIIGFEIGYQQGVAVEKMLKDAFPDAFVYCKKDINKNDRMVFAVIE
- the prfA gene encoding peptide chain release factor 1, producing MFDRLQSVEDRYDRLNELLSDPDIVSDTNKLRDYSKEQSDLQETVEAYREYKDLTTQLAEAKAMFDEKMDADMREMVKEEVNELEQQVSVVEERLHKLLIPKDPNDDKNVIMEIRGAAGGDEAALFAGDLYRMYTRFAESNGWKVQVMDSNPTGLGGFKEIVFMITGKGAYSKMKYENGAHRVQRVPETESGGRIHTSTATVACLPEVEEVEVDIHENDIRTDTYASSGAGGQSVNTTMSAVRLTHLPTNTVVTCQDEKSQIKNKASAMKVLRARVYEKFQQEAQAEYDAVRKSAVGTGDRSERIRTYNFPQNRVTDHRIGLTIQKLDQILQGKMDEIVDALIIEEQSARMESLNNDQA
- a CDS encoding thymidine kinase: MYVMKQTGWVELICGSMFSGKSEELIRRVRRSQFAKQKIAVFKPKIDDRYSKEAVVSHNGATVIALPISRSSEMWDYITDEFDVIAIDEAQFFDEAIIENVQKLANHGFRVIVAGLDQDFRGRPFGPMPALLAIAEQVTKLQAVCTVCGSPASRTQRLIDGKPAGSDDPTILVGASEAYEPRCRHHHEVPTGVTVSE
- the rpmE gene encoding 50S ribosomal protein L31 encodes the protein MKTGIHPDYKQATVTCSCGNSFTTGSVKENINVELCSECHPFYTGRQKFAAADGRVDRFNKKYGLKEEINE
- the rho gene encoding transcription termination factor Rho, translated to MATITISALENMTLKELYNLAKEYKLTNYSKLTKKELIFAILKTRAELEGFFFMEGVLEIIQSEGFGFLRPINYSPSSQDIYISASQIRRFDLRNGDKVSGKVRPPKENERYFGLLQVEAVNGEDPEVAKERVHFPGLTPLYPDRHIRLETTPAHLSTRIMDLVSPVGFGQRGLIVAPPKAGKTMLLKEIANSITTNHPEAELIVLLIDERPEEVTDIERSVDADVVSSTFDEVPENHVKVAELVLERAMRLVEHKRDVVILMDSITRLARAYNLVIPPSGRTLSGGIDPAAFHRPKRFFGAARNIEEGGSLTILATALVETGSRMDEVIYEEFKGTGNMELHLDRSLAERRIFPALDIRRSGTRKEELLIDPKQLEKLWAIRKTFSDSHDFGERFLKKLGQTNTNEEFFEQLATEMKTHRSNKKMI